Proteins from a single region of Azospira inquinata:
- the cheD gene encoding chemoreceptor glutamine deamidase CheD, which produces MNWPKSRDEEGPGESWDFQESLAANHYFDRVFDREAAKILPGEYFVANQDMLLVTVLGSCVAACIRDTRSGLGGMNHFLLPEDTSDNPVGTSARYGTYAMEILINHLLKLGARRNSLEAKVFGGGAVLPSLMGSQVGSRNAEFVLNYLQTEKIPVVAKDLLDSYPRKVYFFPATGRVLVKKLHRVHNQTLFTREQEYRSRLGRAKVEGEIELFT; this is translated from the coding sequence ATGAACTGGCCAAAAAGCCGGGATGAGGAAGGACCTGGGGAATCCTGGGACTTTCAGGAATCCCTGGCGGCCAACCATTATTTCGACCGGGTTTTTGATCGGGAAGCGGCAAAAATCCTGCCCGGGGAGTATTTTGTTGCCAACCAGGACATGCTCCTGGTGACCGTACTCGGCTCCTGCGTGGCCGCCTGTATCCGGGACACCCGGAGCGGTCTGGGGGGCATGAATCATTTCCTCCTGCCGGAGGACACCTCGGACAATCCGGTGGGCACATCGGCCCGTTACGGCACCTATGCCATGGAAATCCTCATTAACCACCTGCTCAAGCTGGGGGCCCGGCGCAATTCCCTGGAAGCCAAGGTGTTTGGCGGTGGTGCCGTGCTTCCTAGCCTCATGGGCAGCCAGGTGGGGTCTCGCAATGCGGAATTTGTACTGAATTATCTACAGACGGAAAAAATACCGGTGGTGGCCAAGGACCTGCTGGATTCCTACCCCCGCAAGGTCTATTTTTTCCCTGCTACCGGACGGGTGCTGGTGAAAAAGCTGCACCGGGTCCATAACCAAACCCTTTTCACCCGGGAACAGGAATACCGTTCCCGTCTTGGCCGGGCCAAAGTGGAAGGGGAAATCGAACTGTTTACCTGA
- a CDS encoding chemotaxis protein, with the protein MDMSEKKNLLDSVDARTRLAGSNKMEILLFSLGTKETFGINVFKVREVGRTPHITKTPNMPRGVEGLISLRGNVIPVLSLSSFLELDNPPKGLGKSMMVAEYSKRTLGFLVHDVDRIIRVDWERVKAPETVLASNQGLITAVIELEEGHLVSILDVEQILANAFGEAIIVDIPPARVETESSVFFVDDSLVARKKITEVLDKLGVKHKHATNGMEAWTRLQAIAAHTQQMGSSVKDEIRLILVDAEMPEMDGYVLTKNIKADARFEGVPVVMHSSLSSEANRAMGKAVGVDAYVAKFDAEILADTLRPLLEKQ; encoded by the coding sequence ATGGATATGTCGGAAAAGAAAAATCTCCTGGATAGCGTGGATGCCCGTACCCGTTTGGCGGGCTCCAACAAAATGGAGATCCTGCTGTTTTCCCTGGGGACCAAGGAAACCTTCGGTATCAATGTCTTCAAGGTGCGGGAAGTGGGACGTACCCCCCACATTACCAAAACCCCCAACATGCCCCGGGGCGTGGAAGGCCTCATTTCCCTGCGGGGTAACGTGATCCCCGTGCTCTCCCTGTCCTCCTTCCTGGAGCTGGATAATCCGCCCAAGGGGTTGGGTAAGAGCATGATGGTGGCCGAGTATTCCAAGCGCACCCTTGGTTTCCTGGTCCATGACGTGGATCGGATCATCCGGGTGGATTGGGAACGGGTGAAGGCGCCGGAAACGGTGCTGGCCTCCAACCAGGGCCTGATTACCGCCGTTATCGAGCTGGAAGAAGGCCATCTGGTCTCCATCCTGGACGTGGAACAGATTCTGGCCAACGCCTTTGGCGAAGCCATCATCGTGGATATTCCCCCGGCCCGGGTGGAAACCGAATCCAGCGTCTTCTTTGTGGATGACTCCCTCGTCGCCCGCAAGAAAATCACGGAAGTGCTGGATAAGCTGGGGGTCAAGCACAAACATGCTACCAACGGGATGGAAGCTTGGACCCGCCTGCAGGCCATCGCTGCTCACACCCAGCAGATGGGGAGTAGCGTCAAGGACGAAATCCGCCTCATCCTGGTGGATGCGGAAATGCCGGAAATGGACGGCTATGTGCTGACCAAGAACATTAAGGCGGATGCCCGTTTCGAGGGCGTTCCCGTGGTCATGCACTCCTCCCTGTCCTCTGAAGCCAATCGGGCCATGGGCAAAGCGGTGGGCGTGGATGCCTATGTGGCGAAATTTGATGCGGAAATTCTGGCCGACACCCTGCGGCCGTTGCTGGAAAAACAATAA
- the cheZ gene encoding protein phosphatase CheZ yields MNETTEITGTGDSADLEALFDSIAATRDEGAPAAPAAPVAAPTPAPAPAAASSDEVGDSDELQALFDSVASTAAHEEEAPAASPIPAQPVEGAPAGEGSQDRVFKRIGVMARELHDTLHELGYDKLLEKTVHAIPDAKDRLAYVANLTEQAACRVLNATDIAKPLQDELESSSKTLASRWDALYENKLSVAEFKALADETRAFLKDQVPQKAAATNEQLLEIMMAQDFQDLTGQVIKKIVGLAQNLENQLVQVLVDVIPDARRNDNVNSLINGPVISGEGRTDVVVNQQQVDDLLGSLGF; encoded by the coding sequence ATGAACGAGACCACCGAAATCACCGGCACCGGCGACTCCGCCGATCTGGAAGCCCTATTCGACAGCATTGCCGCCACCCGGGATGAAGGGGCGCCTGCCGCCCCCGCCGCTCCCGTGGCTGCGCCTACCCCGGCCCCCGCTCCCGCGGCGGCAAGTTCCGACGAAGTGGGGGATAGCGACGAATTGCAGGCCCTTTTCGATAGCGTGGCCAGTACGGCCGCCCACGAAGAGGAAGCCCCCGCCGCTTCCCCGATTCCGGCTCAGCCGGTGGAGGGAGCTCCTGCCGGAGAAGGCAGTCAGGATCGGGTTTTCAAGCGTATCGGGGTCATGGCTCGGGAGCTTCACGATACTCTCCACGAGCTGGGCTACGACAAGCTGCTGGAAAAGACCGTCCATGCCATTCCGGACGCCAAGGACCGCCTAGCCTATGTGGCCAATCTTACGGAGCAGGCGGCTTGCCGGGTACTGAACGCCACGGATATCGCCAAGCCTTTGCAGGATGAGCTGGAGTCGTCTTCCAAGACCCTGGCCTCCCGTTGGGACGCCCTTTACGAAAACAAGCTGTCCGTGGCCGAATTCAAAGCCCTGGCCGATGAGACCCGGGCTTTCCTGAAAGACCAGGTGCCCCAGAAAGCGGCGGCGACCAACGAACAGCTACTGGAAATCATGATGGCCCAGGACTTCCAGGATTTGACCGGCCAGGTGATCAAGAAAATCGTCGGCCTGGCCCAGAATCTGGAGAACCAACTGGTGCAGGTCCTGGTGGATGTGATTCCCGATGCGCGGCGCAACGATAACGTCAATAGCTTGATCAATGGCCCGGTCATCAGCGGTGAAGGCCGCACGGACGTGGTGGTGAACCAGCAGCAGGTGGATGACCTGCTCGGTAGCCTGGGCTTCTAG
- the cheY gene encoding chemotaxis response regulator CheY, with amino-acid sequence MPDPKMKFLVVDDFSTMRRIVRNLLKELGFTNVDEAEDGAIALQKLQGGGFDFVVSDWNMPNMDGLTLLQTVRATPALKHLPVLMITAEAKKENIIAAAQAGASGYIVKPFTAATLNEKLQKIFEKMGV; translated from the coding sequence ATGCCTGATCCGAAAATGAAGTTCCTGGTGGTGGATGATTTTTCCACGATGCGGCGTATTGTCCGCAACCTGCTCAAGGAGCTGGGCTTCACCAATGTGGATGAAGCCGAGGATGGTGCCATTGCCTTGCAAAAACTCCAGGGCGGGGGATTCGACTTTGTGGTGTCGGACTGGAATATGCCCAATATGGACGGTTTGACCCTGTTGCAGACCGTGCGGGCCACTCCGGCGCTGAAGCACCTGCCCGTGCTCATGATTACGGCGGAAGCGAAGAAGGAAAACATTATCGCCGCCGCCCAGGCCGGGGCCAGCGGATACATTGTGAAACCTTTTACCGCTGCCACCCTGAACGAAAAGCTGCAAAAGATTTTCGAAAAAATGGGGGTCTGA
- a CDS encoding chemotaxis protein: MSELLKSIDARTKLAGTNKLEILLFTLGHDANTGRRETFGINVFKVREVMRTPPITAAPDMPAAVEGMVSLRGALVPVVDLAKYAGVQTDTPRDIMIVTEYNGHTQGFLVEAVDTILRLDWSMMRVPPEMLLAQMGGLVTAVTELDDGRLVMMMDVEKVLAETSKYDDDLVFRSIPQINKPGCTVFFADDSVVARKQIERTLDAMGVKYVGSMNGRQAWDELEKMASYAASIGKPVSDYVNLVLTDIEMPEMDGYILTKKIKSDPRFANIPVIMHSSLSGMSNQKLGLSVGVDEYVPKFEPQKLSETLSRRLGAVPATAAA, translated from the coding sequence ATGTCCGAGCTGCTGAAAAGCATTGATGCACGTACCAAGCTAGCCGGTACTAATAAATTAGAAATTTTGCTGTTCACCCTGGGCCACGATGCCAACACAGGGCGGCGGGAAACCTTTGGGATCAACGTTTTCAAGGTGCGGGAAGTGATGCGCACTCCCCCCATTACGGCGGCTCCCGATATGCCCGCCGCCGTGGAGGGCATGGTCAGCCTGCGGGGCGCCCTGGTGCCCGTGGTGGATCTGGCCAAATATGCTGGGGTGCAGACCGATACCCCCCGGGACATCATGATTGTCACCGAATACAACGGCCACACCCAGGGCTTCCTGGTGGAGGCGGTGGATACCATCCTGCGCCTGGACTGGAGCATGATGCGGGTGCCGCCGGAAATGCTCCTGGCCCAGATGGGCGGTCTGGTGACCGCGGTCACCGAACTGGATGATGGCCGTCTGGTGATGATGATGGACGTGGAAAAGGTCCTGGCCGAGACGTCCAAATACGACGACGATCTGGTGTTCCGCAGCATTCCCCAGATCAACAAGCCGGGCTGCACCGTCTTCTTTGCCGACGACTCCGTGGTGGCCCGCAAGCAGATCGAACGGACCCTGGACGCCATGGGCGTCAAATACGTGGGGTCCATGAATGGCCGCCAAGCCTGGGATGAGCTGGAAAAAATGGCCTCCTATGCGGCTTCCATTGGCAAGCCCGTGTCTGATTACGTCAATCTAGTGCTGACGGACATCGAAATGCCGGAAATGGATGGTTACATCCTGACCAAGAAAATCAAAAGTGACCCCCGCTTTGCCAATATTCCGGTGATCATGCATTCCTCCCTGTCTGGCATGTCCAACCAGAAACTGGGCCTGTCCGTGGGGGTGGATGAGTATGTGCCGAAGTTCGAGCCTCAGAAATTGTCTGAGACCTTGTCCCGCCGCCTGGGAGCCGTTCCCGCCACGGCTGCAGCCTAA
- a CDS encoding protein-glutamate methylesterase/protein-glutamine glutaminase, which yields MPVRVLIVDDSAVMRKVLTEIINSVPDLQVVGAAADAHAARELIKTVLPDVVTLDVAMPGMDGLDFLDRLMRLRPTPVVMVSAFTESGSDATLKALELGAVDFIGKPRLESGQSIEAYSQELAEKLRAARGARLKRPGGLIGASASPLAAKAAPSPVTAAPVRWAGGKILFVGASTGGTEALKVFLLGLPADCPPVLIVQHMPETFTASFAKRLDGLCAPRVIESQGNERVEGGTVYIAPGHSHLQIRRGPAGFLTELLQTPPVNRHRPSVDVLFHSAASVVGRNAVGVILTGMGKDGAQGMLAMHQAGAKTYGQDEASCVVYGMPREAALIGAVDEVVSLNDMARRVLAGLGRP from the coding sequence ATGCCTGTACGTGTTCTTATCGTCGATGACTCCGCGGTCATGCGCAAGGTGCTGACCGAGATCATCAATTCCGTGCCCGATCTCCAGGTGGTGGGGGCCGCTGCCGATGCCCATGCCGCCCGGGAACTGATCAAGACCGTCCTCCCGGACGTGGTGACCCTGGATGTGGCCATGCCGGGCATGGACGGCCTGGATTTCCTCGACCGCCTCATGCGCCTCCGGCCTACTCCGGTGGTGATGGTGTCCGCTTTTACGGAATCCGGTTCGGATGCCACCCTGAAAGCCCTGGAACTGGGGGCGGTGGATTTCATCGGCAAGCCCCGCCTGGAAAGCGGCCAATCCATTGAGGCCTATTCCCAGGAACTGGCGGAAAAGCTCCGGGCAGCCCGGGGCGCCCGTCTGAAGCGGCCCGGTGGCCTGATCGGTGCGTCCGCGTCCCCACTGGCGGCCAAAGCAGCCCCCAGCCCGGTGACGGCGGCCCCGGTCCGCTGGGCCGGCGGTAAAATTCTCTTTGTTGGCGCCTCCACCGGGGGAACGGAAGCCCTCAAGGTGTTTCTTTTGGGCCTGCCGGCGGACTGTCCCCCGGTGCTCATCGTGCAGCACATGCCGGAAACTTTTACCGCCTCCTTCGCTAAGCGCCTGGATGGCCTTTGTGCCCCCCGGGTGATTGAATCCCAGGGGAATGAACGGGTGGAAGGGGGAACGGTCTACATAGCGCCCGGTCACTCCCATCTGCAGATTCGCCGGGGGCCTGCGGGCTTTCTCACCGAGCTGCTGCAAACGCCGCCGGTGAATCGTCACCGGCCCTCCGTGGATGTGCTCTTCCACTCCGCTGCCAGTGTGGTGGGGCGGAACGCCGTTGGGGTGATCCTTACCGGTATGGGTAAGGATGGAGCCCAGGGGATGCTGGCCATGCACCAGGCCGGGGCCAAGACTTACGGTCAGGACGAAGCCAGTTGCGTGGTCTACGGCATGCCCCGGGAAGCGGCCCTGATTGGGGCGGTGGATGAGGTGGTGAGTCTGAACGATATGGCCCGGCGGGTGTTGGCCGGATTGGGCCGCCCCTAG